In one Parvibaculum sp. genomic region, the following are encoded:
- a CDS encoding TetR/AcrR family transcriptional regulator yields MKPLKSAEIETEAPPRRAGKKERTRQEIYRTAMRLFGEHGYDGVTIEDICGGAGIAKATFFLHFASKAALIHAFNDEITASLSEKLATLDGTAEEQLNFLSSVFEEAWQNNAVVMRKMLNEYLDQPAAHLVTSQLNESVIDLVAAVLRRGQARGEFRRNFTPEVGAAAIVATWSALTAWWSAHPEADTSAFNREFLDIALNGFKVKATAKT; encoded by the coding sequence ATGAAACCGTTGAAATCCGCCGAGATCGAAACGGAAGCGCCGCCCCGCCGCGCCGGCAAGAAGGAGCGGACGCGGCAGGAAATCTACCGGACAGCCATGCGCCTTTTCGGCGAGCATGGCTATGACGGCGTCACCATCGAGGACATTTGCGGCGGCGCCGGCATCGCCAAGGCGACGTTCTTTCTGCATTTCGCCAGCAAGGCCGCGCTGATCCATGCCTTCAACGACGAAATCACTGCCTCTCTGTCCGAAAAGCTGGCGACGCTGGACGGCACGGCCGAAGAACAGCTCAACTTCCTTTCGTCCGTCTTCGAGGAAGCCTGGCAGAACAACGCCGTCGTCATGCGCAAGATGCTGAACGAATATCTCGACCAGCCGGCAGCGCATCTCGTGACGTCGCAATTGAACGAAAGCGTCATCGACCTTGTGGCCGCGGTCTTGCGGCGCGGGCAAGCGCGCGGCGAATTCCGCCGGAACTTCACGCCGGAAGTCGGCGCCGCGGCCATCGTCGCGACATGGAGCGCGCTGACAGCCTGGTGGAGCGCCCATCCGGAAGCCGACACCTCGGCCTTCAATCGCGAATTTCTCGACATCGCGCTGAACGGCTTCAAGGTCAAGGCGACCGCAAAGACATAG
- a CDS encoding glucose 1-dehydrogenase — translation MGRVSGKVALVTGAASGIGRGAALALAAEGAKLVVTDVDEAGLKETAALIGKAGGTASAHKHDVTSEARWAEIVAAVKAEFGGLHILVNNAGIAIGASIFEMSYEEWTRQQSINVDGVFFGVKHAIPLIAASGGGSVINISSVAGLQGAPGLAGYCATKGAVRLFTKAVALECAQGQMNVRVNSVHPGIIETAIWQKMTPGGTDAIASSVLPIAEGANAIDPNAIAATTPLGYAGVPADIAAGIVYLASDESRYMTGSELVIDGGMTAR, via the coding sequence ATGGGACGGGTAAGCGGCAAGGTGGCGCTGGTAACGGGCGCGGCGAGCGGTATCGGCCGGGGCGCGGCGCTGGCGCTGGCGGCGGAGGGCGCGAAACTCGTCGTCACCGATGTCGACGAGGCGGGCTTGAAGGAGACGGCGGCGCTGATCGGCAAGGCCGGCGGCACGGCCTCGGCCCACAAGCACGATGTCACCAGCGAAGCGCGCTGGGCGGAAATCGTGGCCGCCGTCAAAGCCGAATTCGGCGGGCTTCACATCCTCGTCAACAATGCCGGCATCGCCATCGGCGCCTCGATCTTCGAAATGTCCTACGAGGAATGGACGCGCCAGCAGTCGATCAATGTCGATGGCGTGTTCTTCGGCGTCAAACACGCCATCCCGCTGATCGCGGCGTCGGGCGGCGGCTCGGTCATCAACATTTCGTCGGTCGCCGGGCTTCAGGGCGCGCCGGGGCTTGCGGGCTATTGCGCGACCAAGGGCGCCGTCCGGCTCTTCACCAAGGCGGTGGCGCTCGAATGCGCGCAAGGACAGATGAATGTCCGCGTCAATTCAGTGCATCCGGGCATTATCGAAACGGCAATCTGGCAGAAGATGACGCCGGGCGGCACCGATGCGATCGCGTCCAGCGTGCTGCCGATCGCCGAGGGCGCCAACGCAATCGATCCCAATGCAATTGCCGCCACCACGCCGCTCGGCTATGCCGGTGTGCCGGCCGACATTGCCGCCGGTATCGTGTATCTGGCGTCCGACGAGTCGCGCTACATGACGGGTTCGGAACTGGTCATCGACGGGGGCATGACGGCCCGCTGA